A window of Candidatus Nitrospira allomarina genomic DNA:
CCACGGGAAAAAGATTGTTATTTGTCGTATCAGGTCCTTCTGGAGTGGGAAAGTCAACGCTCTGCCGGCATATATTGAAGACGATTCCCGACATTCGCCTTTCGGTTTCGTACACCACCCGGAAGCCACGGGCGGGCGAGACGGATGGCAAGGAATACACGTTTATTTCGGAAACGGAGTTTCACACAAAAATTTCCGAGCACGCATTTGCTGAATATGCCGAAGTCTATGGGCGATTATACGGAACACCTTGGAAAGAGTTGGAGCAAGAGTCCGGTTCCAATACGGATATCTTATTGGATATCGATGTCCAGGGTGCGCGGCAGGTCA
This region includes:
- the gmk gene encoding guanylate kinase; translated protein: MGATGKRLLFVVSGPSGVGKSTLCRHILKTIPDIRLSVSYTTRKPRAGETDGKEYTFISETEFHTKISEHAFAEYAEVYGRLYGTPWKELEQESGSNTDILLDIDVQGARQVMKTLQKAVTVFILPPSIEVLRTRLVDRGTDTTDEQERRFQKSQDEMRSYSEYQYTIRNETLEQAIEELQSVIMAERIRTIHIDAAHVFR